Proteins encoded within one genomic window of Epinephelus lanceolatus isolate andai-2023 chromosome 9, ASM4190304v1, whole genome shotgun sequence:
- the LOC117253200 gene encoding leucine-rich repeat-containing protein 43-like has translation MSSNTLSAVLEKLIHRLCLNDFPCGYGTWRKTKGSTEGAETEETDALLDLLSCPHSPWRQDGSWSPQTAALRQLAVLTPERLHTDFIYSYFTTLHILDKGVSVVDDGLLKFSKLEELVLSANKISEIPAENLPSTLKILELRDNWLSALNSLTSCPPPRLQYLGLSSNSLGSHDVVCHLTGTHWPQLVCLDLSDCEFQNQQALLDALSTLPCLRTLVLEGNPFTLAPSYPGLTVDSLPRLSYLDASRISPEERCSFSSLSKITDLIEDRASATVSVGRVRGIPDPSMSLDENAPDFPVITYGYFITYEFLSHQTVDLCCSQKVSESKCDAAHVTEDIFSDADLQSNKNLSKHRTSKLTWAECMDFSDTQTYIVSDLGGLKRFFNQGLYLTLEEEKVLSWPAASEDRKGGKEKESPIKSGSTKDKDKKKKSVPDLVQDAPIRRTLGSVHVPLQGLVKRGHKVDVLCDLGTLHTESELEATQSLEKDLGKKIKEDKKKEDKESKQRGGSGTKQKNTAAFKGRGKGNKESETDVHTDNSVSVQLEPLTVELSVELEKWQSAAEANQLTLPHKSKQPDLS, from the exons ATGAGCTCAAACACACTTTCTGCCGTGCTAGAGAAGCTGATTCACCGACTGTGTCTGAATGACTTTCCTTGTGGATATGGCACCTgg AGAAAGACCAAAGGCAGCACAGAGggagcagagacagaagagaCAGACGCCCTCCTGGATCTACTGAGCTGCCCTCACTCTCCCTGGCGGCAGGATGGATCATGGAGCCCTCAAACTGCGGCCCTGAGACAGCTGGCTGTGCTCACACCTGAACGCCTGCACACGGACTTCATTTACAGTTACTTTACAACACTTCACATCTTGGACAAGGGT gtctcAGTCGTTGACGACGGCCTGTTAAAGTTCTCAAAGCTGGAGGAACTGGTGCTGAGTGCCAACAAAATCTCAGAAATCCCTGCAGAAAACCTTCCCAGCACTTTGAAG ATTTTGGAGCTACGTGACAACTGGCTGTCTGCTCTGAACAGTCTCACCAGCTGCCCGCCCCCTCGCCTGCAGTACCTCGGCCTCAGCTCAAACAGTCTGGGCTCCCATGACGTAGTCTGTCATCTCACAGGAACACACTG GCCACAGCTGGTGTGTCTGGACCTGAGTGACTGTGAGTTTCAGAACCAGCAGGCCCTGCTGGATGCTTTGAGCACGCTCCCCTGCCTCAGGACGCTGGTTCTAGAGGGAAACCCCTTCACTCTCGCTCCCTCCTACCCAGGCCTCACTGTAGACAGTCTCCCACGGCTCTCATACTTAGACGCCTCACGGATCTCCCCTGAAGAAAGATGTAGTTTTAGCAGCCTCTCCAAGATAACTG ATCTGATAGAGGATCGGGCATCAGCCACAGTGAGTGTGGGCAGAGTGAGGGGAATCCCAGACCCATCGATGAGTTTGGACGAAAACGCTCCTGATTTCCCTGTTATCACCTATGGCTACTTTATCACATACGAGTTCCTTAGTCATCAAACTGTTGACCTG TGCTGCTCACAGAAGGTCAGTGAGTCTAAATGTGACGCAGCACATGTGACGGAGGACATCTTCAGTGATGCTGACCTACAATCaaacaaaaact TGTCAAAACACAGAACATCAAAACTGACATGGGCAGAGTGCATGGACTTCAGTGACACACAAACGTACATTGTTAGTGATCTGGGAGGCTTAAAGAGATTTTTCAATCAAGGTCTTTATCTTACGCTAGAGGAGGAAAAg GTCCTGTCATGGCCTGCAGCCTCTGAAGAC AGGAAAGGTgggaaagaaaaagag TCTCCAATCAAATCAGGTTCCACCAAAGACaaggacaaaaagaagaaaTCTGTACCAGATCTGGTCCAGGACGCCCCCATCAGAAGAACCCTTGGCTCCGTCCACGTCCCCCTGCAGGGCTTGGTAAAAAGAGGTCATAAGGTCGATGTTCTCTGTGACCTTGGCACcctgcacactgagtctgagcTGGAAGCTACGCAGTCACTTGAAAAG GATCTGGGAAAGAAAATCAAAGAGGACAAGAAAAAGGAGGACAAGGAATCAAAGCAGAGAGGAGGCAGCGGTACCAAACAGAAGAATACAGCAGCTTTTAAAG GCAGAGGAAAGGGAAACAAGGAATCTGAGACAGATGTCCACACAGACAACTCTGTGTCCGTCCAACTGGAGCCATTGACTGTGGAGTTGAGTGTGGAGCTGGAAAAATGGCAGTCTGCAGCTGAAGCGAATCAACTTACACTACCACATAAAAGCAAACAGCCTGATTTGTCTTAA